The Candidatus Rubidus massiliensis DNA segment AAATATAGATGAATTAGCCTTGCCAACAGACGGTGTTATTATTGATGGCCTTTTTGGAACGGGCTTTAAAGGCAAAGTAGAAGAGCCTTTTTCCTCTTTAATTTTTCTATTAAATCACTCCCATTTACCAATCTTTTCCATAGACATTCCTTCAGGATTAAATGGAGAAACTGGAGTTGTCGAAGAAGATGCTATCATTGCCAAAAAAACATTTTTTTTAGGTTTGCCAAAAACTGGTTTTTTTATTAATGAGGGATGGAATCACACTGGAGTTTTAGAAGAAGTTGATTTTGGTTTACCTCAAACTTATATTGAGCAGTCAAAGACCTCTATGGTCATGATGACTTCTGAACTTTTAAAATTCTTTTTGCCTCCAATAAAACGGAATCGTCACAAATATGAAAGAGGATATGTTCTTGGAATTAGTGGGTCTTTAGAAATGCCAGGAGCGGCTTTGCTATCTTCATGGTCTTCATTAGCAGGAGGTGCTGGAATTACCCGTTTGCTATATCCAAAAGGGATAGAAACACAGCTTTCAAATGCAAAGTACGAAATAATTAAAACACCATTTGATTTAGACAAATTAGATTCACTAAAAGATTATTTAGAAAAATGTGATGCAGTATATATAGGTCCAGGACTTGGTAGAAATGATGAAATGCAAGGTTTTATAAAAAGAATATTTACCTATATAGATAAACCTTGCGTTATAGACGCTGATGCTCTTTTTTGCTTAAGTCAAAATGATCAAATGATTCCAAAAAATAGCATCTTAACTCCTCATAAAGGAGAAATGGAGCGGCTATTAAAAATAGATCCGGTGAAATTCATCGATCAAAGCTTTTTGCAAAAATGTCAAGAATATGCTGAAAAAAAGAACGTTACTATTGTTTTAAAAGGTGGACCTTCTTTTATTTTTCACCCAGACGAACCAATTTTAGTTTGCCCAAGAGGAACGCCTGGTATGGCAACAGCTGGCAGTGGAGATGTCTTAACAGGATTGATTGCCGCTCAATTAGCACAAGGAATTGCTCCAAGTCATGCATGTGCTGTAAGCGTTTATATTCATGGTGTTGCAGGTGAATATGCAGAAAGAAAAAAAACTGCTCATTGCATGTTGGCAAGCGATATTGTCTATCACTTTCCTGATGCTTTCAAAGAATTAGCTATGGAAATATAAAAAATATTTTAATTTTATAAGTATTTATGTAAAAAAGAGCTATTTATCCTTTTAGACCTTCAGGTAAAAAAACAAATTCATATCATAAGGAATAAAAGGTAAAGAAAAATAAATAATCTCTACCTAATAATTCTACAAAATAGTATGAAACTATTTTTTAAAAAATATCATATCATTTGAAACTAAATGTAAGGATTAGCATGAAAATTTTTGCCACAATATTATCCTGCGCAGTTTTTGCCACTTTACTATTTGCTTACAGTTATCAATTAGAAGATAAGCAACTTAAGCAAGATGATCAAAAGATGGAACCTCCTATCGAAGTTTTAAGTTGGTCGCCTAGAGTTTTTGTCTTTCATAATTTTTTAACTGAAGAGGAATGTGACCATATAATCACGTTATCAAAACCTTTTTTACAAAGATCTACAGTAGTTGATAATAATTCAGAGCAAAGTAAAGTTGATGACGTTAGAACAAGCCAGGGAATGTTTTTTCCAGGTAATATGAATGATCCCGTCATAGATAACATAGAAGAAAGAATTTCCTTGCTAACTTTGATACCAAGAGAGAATGGAGAAAACATTCAAGTTCTTCACTACACACAAGGAGGCGAGTACAAACCTCACCACGATTATTTTGACGATAGAACAGTTGGTGGAAATGCTCATTATAAAAGAGGTGGACAAAGAGTGGCTTCATTTTTAATGTATTTAAATACTCCAGAAGAGGGAGGAGAGACAATTTTTCCTACGGCTAATTTGTCAGTTACTCCAAAAAAAGGGGATGCTTTACTATTTTTTGATTGTAATTTAGATGGAACAACTGATCCTAAGACTTTACATGGTGGATCTCCTGTAACGAAAGGGGAAAAATGGCTAGCGACAAAATGGCTTCGACAAAATCTGTTCAAATAGGAAAAAAATGGATAACTTCATAACAAAACCGTTAAGTAAAAATCTTTTGCCATTATTAATTGAACCTAAAAAACCAATAAAAACCTTTCAAGAATTTTTAGACTCCATTGAGGGAAACTTGCCTGAAATTAAGCAGCAGCTTTTAAAGCATGGTGGGTTGTTATTCCGCAATTGTCCTGTAGATTCATCGGATAAATTTTCAAAATTAATTGAAAAATTAAATTTTGGTCGTTTTATTAATTATATTGGGGGAGATAGTCCAAGAGATAAAGTTAAAGGAGAAGTGTATACATCTACAGAGGCACCTCCATCTTTTAAAATTTTACTTCATAATGAATTATCGTTTATAGAAAAGTATCCAAAACATATTTACTTTTATTGCGATACTCCCCCACAACAAAATGGTGAAACCATTATTGCAGATGCTCGAGAAATTTACAGACAAGTTGATCCTGTTGTTAGAAATACTTTAGATCAAAAAGGATTAAAATACGTTTCTTGTTACTATCAAAAAAGCCCTTTCTTTGATTTTTTAAACAAATTTCAGCGTTCCCATAAAACTTGGATGCAAGTATTCGAAACAAATTCAAAAGGAGAAGTTGAGAGTAAGTGTAAAGAAAATAATTTTGATTTTTCTTGGGAAAAAAATAATTGGTTAAAAATTAGCCAAACCACAAAAGCTACAATACAACATCCCGAAACCAAAGAAAATGTTTGGTTTAACCAAATCCATCTTTATGATTTTAATCCTCGCTTACTCGGTTTTTGGAAATATATGGGTGCTAAATTAGTTTATGCCAGACCCCATACAAGATTGCATGAAATTTATTTTGCTGATGGCACAAAAATTCCAAGAGAATCTATCTATCATATTATGGAAGTTTTGGAAAAAAATACGATCTATTTCCCTTGGCAAAAAGGAGATGTATTGGTACTTGATAACGTACTTGCTATGCACGGTAGAGCCCCTTTTACTGGTAAAAGAAGAATTTTGACTGCTTTGACTAAATAAAGGGAATGAGCTTTTTTTAGCAACGTTTCAATGTTTTATTAAAGAATTGCTTTTAGAAATAACTTATCTTTTTTTAAAAGCAATTCTTACAATTCTTTTCAGCTATATCCAATTTACAAAAGTAAAAAGAATTATTGACAATTGTCAACCTTGAATTAGATAAATTAATTTTAATCAACTTACAGTTACTAAAAATTAAAATTTTATCTATTACAAATTTTTACTATTCAGACTGTGCAAACAACTTCAGACTCACACCATTG contains these protein-coding regions:
- a CDS encoding putative proline hydroxylase; translation: MKIFATILSCAVFATLLFAYSYQLEDKQLKQDDQKMEPPIEVLSWSPRVFVFHNFLTEEECDHIITLSKPFLQRSTVVDNNSEQSKVDDVRTSQGMFFPGNMNDPVIDNIEERISLLTLIPRENGENIQVLHYTQGGEYKPHHDYFDDRTVGGNAHYKRGGQRVASFLMYLNTPEEGGETIFPTANLSVTPKKGDALLFFDCNLDGTTDPKTLHGGSPVTKGEKWLATKWLRQNLFK
- a CDS encoding peptide synthase, translating into MDNFITKPLSKNLLPLLIEPKKPIKTFQEFLDSIEGNLPEIKQQLLKHGGLLFRNCPVDSSDKFSKLIEKLNFGRFINYIGGDSPRDKVKGEVYTSTEAPPSFKILLHNELSFIEKYPKHIYFYCDTPPQQNGETIIADAREIYRQVDPVVRNTLDQKGLKYVSCYYQKSPFFDFLNKFQRSHKTWMQVFETNSKGEVESKCKENNFDFSWEKNNWLKISQTTKATIQHPETKENVWFNQIHLYDFNPRLLGFWKYMGAKLVYARPHTRLHEIYFADGTKIPRESIYHIMEVLEKNTIYFPWQKGDVLVLDNVLAMHGRAPFTGKRRILTALTK
- the nnr gene encoding Nicotinamide nucleotide repair protein, with the protein product MRVINPGEMARIEKLSYKDGFSDAEFMEEAGRGISLGIQNYIEKNSLSKRIILVCGKGNNAGDAYVCGKYLLESDYEVIALQTFPIESCSALCQKNFYTFKEKGGVVKFIQNIDELALPTDGVIIDGLFGTGFKGKVEEPFSSLIFLLNHSHLPIFSIDIPSGLNGETGVVEEDAIIAKKTFFLGLPKTGFFINEGWNHTGVLEEVDFGLPQTYIEQSKTSMVMMTSELLKFFLPPIKRNRHKYERGYVLGISGSLEMPGAALLSSWSSLAGGAGITRLLYPKGIETQLSNAKYEIIKTPFDLDKLDSLKDYLEKCDAVYIGPGLGRNDEMQGFIKRIFTYIDKPCVIDADALFCLSQNDQMIPKNSILTPHKGEMERLLKIDPVKFIDQSFLQKCQEYAEKKNVTIVLKGGPSFIFHPDEPILVCPRGTPGMATAGSGDVLTGLIAAQLAQGIAPSHACAVSVYIHGVAGEYAERKKTAHCMLASDIVYHFPDAFKELAMEI